A genomic region of Paludisphaera rhizosphaerae contains the following coding sequences:
- a CDS encoding MFS transporter has translation MTAEASPAEVPSTPRRGMFESLSIRNYRLFFMGQGISLIGTWLQAAAVRWLVNEQTGSTDRLGLLEMANLMPGLVVGLFAGAISDRVAPRAMILAMEVCQMACAVVLATLVHLDAISFWQMALILATARICVTFELPSRQIFLYELVGSKNLTNAIALNSGLFNATRVIGPALAGIGFATLGAAGCFTLNAVSYLAAIGSVLAIRTAARTRTPGGRGAAVNDVLAGLAYLKGEPRVSFHLALMGFFGLVGMGYEAMMPVFAQRIIGVDVGGYSVLLACGGAGATVGALTVARMGDGVRKERMIAFGMIWFSLFLLAASLYPLWTSPDWPELARLVCGGGCLFGAWFGAAFFYSSTQTLIQLTIPDRLRGRIMGVWMVVFSGSVPLGALWTGRAASLWGLRPVMTTSALVCLAAGLVLLAVRAWNDPEGSPRGRS, from the coding sequence ATGACGGCCGAGGCCTCGCCCGCCGAGGTCCCCTCGACGCCTCGGCGGGGGATGTTCGAGTCGCTCTCGATCCGGAATTACCGGCTCTTTTTCATGGGCCAGGGGATCAGCCTGATCGGGACCTGGCTTCAGGCGGCGGCCGTGCGCTGGCTGGTGAACGAGCAGACCGGCTCGACCGACCGGCTGGGGCTGCTGGAGATGGCCAACCTGATGCCGGGCCTGGTCGTCGGCCTCTTCGCCGGTGCGATTTCGGATCGTGTCGCCCCAAGAGCGATGATCCTGGCGATGGAAGTCTGCCAGATGGCCTGCGCGGTCGTGCTGGCGACGCTCGTCCACCTGGACGCGATCTCGTTCTGGCAGATGGCTCTGATCCTGGCGACGGCCCGGATCTGCGTGACTTTTGAACTGCCCAGCCGCCAGATCTTCCTCTACGAACTCGTCGGTTCGAAGAACCTGACGAACGCCATCGCCTTGAACTCGGGCCTGTTCAACGCGACGCGGGTGATCGGTCCGGCGCTGGCCGGGATCGGCTTTGCGACGCTGGGGGCGGCGGGGTGCTTCACCCTGAACGCGGTCAGCTACCTCGCGGCGATCGGCTCCGTCCTGGCGATCCGGACAGCCGCGCGGACGCGGACTCCCGGCGGCCGGGGCGCGGCGGTCAACGACGTCCTGGCGGGCCTGGCTTACCTCAAGGGGGAGCCCAGGGTCTCCTTCCACCTGGCCCTGATGGGGTTCTTCGGCCTGGTGGGGATGGGGTACGAGGCCATGATGCCGGTCTTCGCCCAGAGGATCATCGGCGTCGACGTCGGCGGCTATAGCGTCCTGCTGGCTTGCGGCGGGGCCGGGGCGACCGTCGGGGCCCTGACCGTGGCGAGAATGGGGGACGGCGTCCGCAAGGAGCGGATGATCGCCTTCGGGATGATCTGGTTCTCGCTCTTTCTGCTGGCCGCCTCGCTCTATCCGCTCTGGACGTCCCCCGACTGGCCGGAGCTGGCCCGGCTGGTCTGCGGCGGCGGGTGCCTGTTCGGGGCCTGGTTCGGGGCGGCTTTCTTCTATTCGTCGACCCAGACGCTCATCCAGCTCACCATCCCGGACCGGCTCCGAGGGCGAATCATGGGGGTCTGGATGGTCGTCTTCTCCGGCTCGGTGCCGCTGGGAGCCCTCTGGACGGGCCGCGCGGCGAGCCTCTGGGGACTGCGCCCGGTGATGACCACTTCGGCCCTGGTCTGCCTGGCGGCGGGGCTCGTGCTGCTGGCCGTCCGCGCATGGAACGACCCCGAGGGGAGTCCTCGGGGTCGTTCATGA
- a CDS encoding ferredoxin family protein has product MAHVVAEPCFDCKYTDCVVVCPVDCFYEGAQMLYIHPDECIDCEACVPECPVEAIFHEDNLPEEWKEFTPLNADMSKQSPNINEKKDALEAPDCDTSRKRS; this is encoded by the coding sequence ATGGCTCACGTGGTCGCCGAGCCCTGCTTCGATTGCAAGTATACCGATTGCGTGGTGGTCTGCCCCGTCGACTGCTTCTACGAGGGGGCCCAGATGCTGTACATCCACCCCGACGAATGCATCGATTGCGAGGCCTGCGTCCCCGAGTGCCCCGTCGAGGCCATCTTCCACGAGGACAACCTGCCGGAAGAGTGGAAGGAATTCACCCCACTCAACGCCGACATGTCCAAGCAGAGCCCGAACATCAACGAGAAGAAGGACGCCCTGGAAGCTCCCGACTGCGACACCAGCCGCAAGCGGTCCTGA
- a CDS encoding peptidylprolyl isomerase, with product MNATGRTLSLILGLSLAFGLSAARAADKFPRVELDTSAGKIVLELNADKAPISVENFLKYVDEGFYANTTFHRVIPGFMVQGGAIDDKMNEKRDPSQGVHPSIKNESSNGLSNARGTVAMARTNNPDSATCQFFINHADNPRLDTYGGGYAVFGKVVEGMDVVDAIAKTPTTSKGGYDDVPVKPVYIKAVKRVNP from the coding sequence GTGAACGCGACCGGACGCACCCTCTCATTGATCCTCGGCCTTTCCCTGGCCTTCGGCTTGTCGGCCGCTCGCGCCGCCGACAAGTTCCCCCGCGTCGAGCTGGACACCTCCGCGGGCAAGATCGTCCTGGAGCTCAACGCCGACAAGGCCCCGATCAGCGTCGAGAACTTCTTGAAGTACGTCGATGAGGGCTTCTACGCCAACACGACCTTCCATCGGGTCATCCCCGGCTTCATGGTCCAGGGGGGCGCGATCGACGATAAGATGAACGAGAAGCGCGACCCCTCCCAGGGCGTCCACCCGTCGATCAAGAACGAATCGAGCAACGGTCTTTCGAACGCCCGCGGGACCGTGGCCATGGCGCGGACGAACAACCCGGATTCGGCCACCTGCCAGTTCTTCATCAACCACGCCGACAACCCCCGCCTCGACACCTACGGCGGCGGCTACGCGGTCTTCGGCAAGGTGGTTGAGGGGATGGACGTCGTCGACGCCATCGCCAAAACTCCGACCACCTCCAAGGGCGGATACGACGACGTTCCGGTCAAGCCGGTGTACATCAAGGCGGTCAAGCGCGTGAACCCGTGA